The genomic DNA GCAAATCTGGCGGCGGTGGCGGCGGTGGAAGGTCCGGAGGCGGATTCCGAGGGGGCTCTTCAGGcggcagaggaggtggaggaggatacTTCCGTGGAGGCAGAGGTGGTGGTGGAAGAGGTGGGCGTGGCTTCTCACGAGGcaagtttgttgttttctatccTACAGCATCCTGACCTTGAGTGTCCCTCCCTCGTTTGCCTTGGAATGACTGACACCCCAGTCCCAACCCTACAAAGATGTCCTCCTCACACCTGAGCTAGCCTGGAATTCTGTGACTTGCAGAACTAACCAGAAGTAGTCAGTGCGTGTAATCCATGCTCTGACCCTCCCCTCTGGTCCCTCATCCTTAATAACCACTCCTACGTCCCCATGTCTTTTTGTTTTGCAGTGACTGCTGCCGTTGTCTAGTAGCTGTAGAGGTTTGAATGAAACATCTGTTGGGCTACTGATAGCATGTCCAAACTGAAGAGTGGTGTTCGTTATTCTCTTATCAACTAATTTAACCATAAGATGAATGCATGGCTGCTTTTAGCCTACCTTGAGGCAGCTGTTAACCACAAGTTATATTACAGGTGGTGGAGACCGGGGATATGGTGGTGGACGTTACGACAACAGAAGTGGAGGCTCATACGGATCAGAAAGAGGCTACTACAACAAAGACAGGTGAATAGTGATGATATACCACGTCAGCAACATAAATGTACATTTGCATATACATAGCTACTGCATGTTAGGCAATTGATAGAATTTAGGAAGACAAAGGAAAGGTGAAGAGTATAGATCCTATAGGTTAATCACAATGCATTTTAAGAAGCTATGTGCCCATTTTGACAGTAGGCAAGCACTTTTAGGAAGACCGTTTTGAATTTGATGTTACTCAACTTGCTTCTGCTCGTCCAATTCTTGTTTACTGATGTACATTTCTTCTGTCAACAGAGCGCAAGGAGGAGGATACGGAGATCGTTCAGGAGGTTCGTACAGAGACAGCTACGATAGCTATGGTGAGGCTTCTTATAAGCTTACACAAGTGTAGGGAGTCAGGATAGGCAGCCAATCTGGTGCCTGGACAGCCACATCCCTGCAAGCTACCATAGATTTGGAATCGGCCAAGCGACACCAGAGCTGAGGCAGGTTCTTGGCCTGGGCTCCTCTCAGACCGGGTTTGCCTCCTATGGTCTTGGGCCAACTGATGGATGAAAAGATCAGTGAAATTAGTCATTTTCTCAATGCATGAAGCCTTTCTTTAGTCATGTGTAATGGAGAAATGGGTTCCCTGTTCCCATTGTTTCCCAGCCATATTGAGAAATACACCCTCCCAAGTTACGCTTTTGGTGTTTCACAGTATGTGGTACATAATTCATCTTCAAGAATTACGAGGAGTAATGCAAGTGAACCTAGTGGTGGACACTGGGCATTTCCTACAAACCGATGCCCTACCAGGTTAGTATTGGAAAATGGGAGTCATTTGGTGCTCATTAAAGGTATGCGGTATAGGAAAGACCCAGGATACCACTTCAGCTCAGCATCCATTCCTTTAGGGAGCATCAGTGGAAGAGAGGGTCTGCAGATGGTTCTTAGTTTACTTGTGTTTCCCTCCTTGTTGGAGAACCTGGGACCTCGTCATTAACCACTGGGCTTTCTCTTCTCTGAACAGGCGGTGCTGTTGTCAGTGGTGCACAGTGAGGCTGCCTCCTGTAGTTGAAATATGTTGAACTGAAGAAACAATATGTTGAAGGCCCAGTTTAGCACTGCAGAAAGCCAAGGTAGGCTGACCTCGGTCTGCAACTGTCTTGGCGCGAGCTGTCCTACAGGGGTCATAGCATTAGCGCTCTACTTCCTGCTTTTCTTGTCATAAGCTTTTTCTCTTGTAGCAGCTTTTTTGTAGAGGTGTATTTTCCTTTGCTTCTTTGCCTTGCAGTACAAggatctgcacacacacacacacacacaatggagccAGTCACCTTTCTGGTTGACGTAATTTGCATAGAGTAGTAGCAGGATTGTCCTATCTGTCTGCTCTTTAGTTTTTTTTCTGAAAGTTTTCTGTCCATGGAATAGGCCAACGTAAGATTTCTTTCATCGAGCAGAGATTGACTGCGCTTGCTGAATGGAAACAAAAAAGTTCTCAATCAGATGGCCTGCTTTCAGATAGATTATTTGTCATAGAAAATGTCATTCACACCAGCATAATTTGCTACCACATCTAAGTATCTTCAAAAGGAATTAGCGTTCAGTAGCAGCAGGGCCCCTTTCGAGAGATGAGCCCCCTACCATCCACAGAATCAAGGTAacctgtgtgtgtctttccaactTCTCTGCAGGTGACGAGGGCGGCTGGTAGGACAGTGGCGTCCGGATGTCTGTCGTCTGGGCACGGCCCCTCACCCCGAACCGGCGGCCCCATCCCGATGACGGCGGGCCTGGCCTGGTCCTAGCCCAGCGCCTGCTGCTCCGCGACACTTTTAAATCTTCTTCTGAAACCCACCATGTAGATAAGAGCAGTCCTGGATAAGTGCGGGGAGGGCTGGCTTGCACTCCGAGCCACCCACCACCGGTCTGTTCCAAGTTTTTGTTTTTTACTTTCTGATCCTCCTTATTTGTTATTGAAAACCGCAGAGAACGACATTTTCATTTACAGTTTTTGTGGGGAGCTCGAAAGAGCAAGGCTCATGTGCTGTAGGCTGTTGCCTCACTTTGGGCTGTGCACGGAAGAGGCACAGCCTGAAAGACAGGGAATGTAACTTGGATAGAGAATGGTAACGCTTTTGTAGTTTTAAAGCTCTGCTCTGTAACAAAGTACGAAAATGCTTGCACTTATTTTGGTTGATTTGATTGTGACTGCTTTGCCACCCGGTGATGAGTCTGAATGAGGGAAATATACACAAAGGTCTGAAACCTTCCATCACCACCATCATGTTTGCACTGTTCTACCtgacagagggagggatggtAGAGATGTTCTCCAAACGTTCTCTAGTCCACTGGGCTTGTTAGGATCGCTGTGGGTTCTGGTAAATGAAGAGGGCCTGCTCAATTGTTTTCTGGATCTCTGATCTGTTGTTTCACTGACCTATCTATGGCAGGTTCTCTTCTAATTTATTTTGGTTTCTACTGAgaactgtttttattttattagctGCACATTTTGAATAAGGAACTGTCACACGACAGTTTAGTACACAGCGCTGAATTAATGTGACGCGGGCCAGTTCTAAAACATAACTACTACGTATGAGCTCTTTTCAACAAACCTACTTTTTATGAGGGTACAAATGGAGTGACTTCACAACTGTTCTCGTCATAGCATCAGATTGGTTTTgtatttgattttttttaaagcattcTGTATCTTCATGGTTGTATTTTTCCTAAATAAAAAAACCTTTACAAATCTCTGTTGCTTGTTTTGATATAGGCTACATTACATGGGCATATCCATATTCTTCTATTCTCATTTGCAAGCTTTTCAAAAAGAGGTGACTTGATAGATATATTTATGAGATATTGAAAGGACTATCTAGGGTAGAAATGAAATGATATCGTCTAAGGGACACTCACACCTGCTaattaatatagtataatatgccatttagcagacgcttttatccaaagcgacttacagtcatgtgtgcatacatttttacgtatgggtggtcccggggatcgaacccactaccctggcgttacaagcgccatgctctaccaattgagctacaaataataaatatgttgaagTCATGCTGGCTATTGGAACACACCCACATGAGATCATTATTTTCTGGAAAGTCTCGTGAGAAGTTGTGGATTAAACTGCAGCTGAAGGATAAAACAATTCGTTTCAGCAGGGGGCTGTTTGTTCTGTGAAAAATACATTGCGTGTGCAGACAGAAACTACCCTGAAACTCAGGAGTATCCTGTCTACCTGTGGTCTGATCAACCCAATGATTCGCCAGTATTCAACAGATCAAGAAGACTGGCATGCCAGGACTAATATAATGGCTCAATATGATGTAGGTTAGGTAGGGAGGGGTGTTTTGCTATCAATCAGCATTAAACAATGGAACTGTCTAAAAACACGCCACTTcgatacagctacgaccggaagtgacttttcatagcagtttaggagagcattttctctaattatcctaacctggtacgttaattatcctaacctgctgcttaAGTTCTCCTAACCCGGTTTTCGGGAATCTCATATTTGACTTTTCTTCTGGCGTTTTCATCTCTTTTGTTTGTCACAATATTAGGAATATCATTAGTAGTCATGATGATAGACATTCTTTCCTTCATTTATTGCAATTAATGCCCTCAAAAGACATTCCAGACCGTTTTAATGTATTTTACATGGACGGTATGTTATCCAGATGTGCACAAGGGGGCAGTCTTGTCTCAAAGATCTTTGGTGTGTTCAATGTATTTTACTGCTCATTCTTTTCAATTTACTGCTCAATGCAGTGAAGCATCTACTAGAAATATGATTGTTGCCTTACTGGTGAAGGGACAACTTGATAAAACCACATTTGCTCAGATATTCACAAAATAAATGTCTCCAATAACATCAACTCTACTAATTTAATCCCACAATAAATAATGTAAGATTTAAAACTGCTGCAGCACAGAACAGGACTTGAAAGCATTGTTTGACAGATGGAAATTCAGAGGTTTCAATTGTTACTGCATGTAGGGGCATtgacagctaatttcctgcaattctacacatttttccatgatTTATGTCTCATTTATGATTTATGTCTCATaaaaacacttaacaaagagctgcagttagtttcagaatgggtagcAAGGTATAAGTTAgtactaaatatttcaaaaactaaaagcattgtatttgggacaaatcattcactaaaccctaaacctcaactaaatattgtaatgaataatgtggaaattgagcaagttgaggtgacttaactgcttggagtaaccctggattgtaaactgtcatggtcaaaacatgttgatacaacagtagctaaaatggggagaagtctatccataataaagcgctgctctgccttcttaagaacactatcaacaaggcaggtcctacaggccctagttttgtcgcacctggactactgttcagtcgtgtggtcaggtgccacaaagagggacttgtttgtttaaactactagcacacagctcggacacacatgcataccccacaagacatgccaccagaggtctcttcacaatccacAAGTCCAGAACatactatgggaggcacacagtacctcatagagccatgactacatggaactctattccacatcaggtaactgatgcaagctgcagaatcagattttaaaaaataagATACAAAtataccttatggaacagcaggtactgtgaagagacatacacacaggtacagacacgcaGACGCACACAAACGCTAGcacatgcactctacacacatgtacattgtaatattgttgtatggtggtattatacattttatattgtagatatgtagtggtgtaataatgttatatgatgtactgttttatattttgttttgtgtgatgtaagtgccttaatgtgtttggaccccaggaagagtagctgctgccaaggcagcagctaatggggatccctaataaatacaaatataaaaataggatatctgtgtgagagtgattaacaaaatcaatgggggcccctggaggtcagggcccctgggcacatgccctgcgtgcccggtcgGTAATTTGGTGATGATGCGGCCTTCTAcaaggtttagatagctggctagactacctTACCTAGCAATACATTTTTTAGCTGGCATGggttaattgagtgactgtcagtgactgacataacaagtggAAAACAGCTGATGCACTACCAAATTTCGAAATGGCAACTTGTGTATTCTACTTTTCTAACTCTCACtgaataaaaaataacaaacaaaaaaataacaaaaaagtatCCGTATAGCAAGAGGCGGCTCTGGGCAAAGACATTAACCAGCACTGGTAAATCAATCAGAAAGCATCATAAGCACATTATGATTCTTCACAGTATCATAATCATGTTCTAGGCACCTGGGTGGCCAAATTAACAAAATGTTTCTGGTCAGTGGCATATCAATTCTTCATGGTGTCATTGATCCAGTCCAGGTAGTCAGGGATGCGCATGTAGATGTAGGTGTTGTCTCTAGTCTTGGTAGACACCACCCCATAGGCCACACCATTACAGACTAATGGACCACCAGAGTCTCCCTGGAAATAACACACATAGACCACAATACTGAACAAATGAAAAACtgaattcttccgctgctctatgttcactacatacttcagtctgagactgccatagTTGAAGtcaatgaggggtgttgtacataataaagtaatcagcgattggtttcttaatcctggtcctggggacccaaaggggtgcacatttttgtttttgcctcaGCACTACACACCTGTTTCAAATCATCAAAGATGACgatgagttgatcatttgaatcagctgtgtagtgctagggcaaaaactaagATGTGCACCCTTTTGgttccccaggaccaggattaagaaacactgAATTAGAGAATCACAGCCAATTCCGAATTTTCAAAAGACccctttacccacgtgtgttttGGCCCAACCCATCGTTTTCTAGGACCAATCAGAACGATTAGAATGTGTTTGCGTTCTAGAAATCATCAGGGAGGTACTCAGATACAGACTAATTGTGGAGAACAAACTAATGTCCATGGGCGTGGCATAGCGTTTGGCCAAAGtaaggagtttgggtagccaggcaaatgAAAAGGCACATTTTCCTTGGAATGATTCATGCTCTCAAACCAAGGGGAAACTATCATTTTCTTTAATTCCTCCCATGTTATTTCCCCTGTAATATTATATACTTTCAGACGCCACTTACCGGAGCAGGTCCATTTAGTCCTGATGAGCAGACCTGATGGTTGTCAGAGCAAAGTTGATTCTCATCCAGTGTCACGTTGAGGTCCTGTAGCACAGGGCAGCCTTTATTTACTCGCCTGATAGTGTGTCCCCAGCCTGACACCAGACAGTCCTTGGGCACCTCCTCATCTTCTGTCTGCGGGAGGCCAATGGGTCTCACACGGTCAGTGAAAACCGTATTCCCCTCCAGCttggaggcagagagagcaggGTTGTCTAATGTTACAACTTCCATCCTTGGTTCTATTGTCTACTCAGCAAGCCTGGTGGTTAATTTAATGGTGGTTAACTGTTTGTTACAAATCAATTTCATACTTTGACATTGTAGTGACATCAATGTGCATGCACAATTTCACTTGTGTAGgtgaaaataaaaacaatatgctcaGCTTTAGGTCCTAGCTTGGAGTTTTACCTTGAGTAGCATGATATCATTATTATATTCTTTATCATAATTTGGATGTGGAAATGCCTGTTTCACAAGCATTTCCTGACCTTGTTCCTGCTGCACGTTGTGGACTCCCAGCTTGACCTTAATGGATCTgtaacatacacacacgcagAGACACAATGCTATGGAATATACTGTGGTCTTACACACATCTGCAGCTGACACTAGTGGACTAACACGGATGCTGATTGAAAACGTAATGTAAATCTACTGTATAGCCTTGCTCTCCGCTTGGTTCAACACGTGCTCTGACATTTCCCTTACGGgaaaaccacatgaatttcacgtgatcacatgtgaagtgttcagAAAACACGTTTTCATGTGATCACGTGATCTTACgggaagttaatgtgataacgtgacaacatgtaaagtaacatgtgataacatgaaactacacgtgaAAACGTGATCACgtaaagtgttccaaaaacacgtttcacatgatttcatatgtgaaTTGTCATGTGAAATCATGTTATTTTCCACAATTGAAATCATGTGTTTTTTGTTTAAGGGTTAAATAGTCTGCAATATATCTTAATGGTGCATTATTACATTTATTGGTAGGTTTTTCATACTGCACCTTTTATCCCAGCCTTTGGCTATTGGAGGTCTTAGCCCTGGGCTAAGCTGTGTTTCACGTCTAAATGCTCCAAAGTGGATGTTAGAAATACATTATGTCAAAATGTGTAAATGCAACGTTAGGGTAGGATAGCCCTAGGCTAAAAACAGTAAAGATATTCAGGTGTGAAAAACCTAGAGACATTGAAATGGTAGCCTATTAAAATTTAGTTGGTGAGATTCACAAAACATTCCAATAGAAATTGCAGTTTGACCAGCATCAATTTTGCACTTCCTCTGGCAGAATTCTAATTCTATGCATATAGCTATGAGGTACTGAGTATTAAGGAGAAACAGTTAAAGCATTTATAGGGCAGATAATGGGGCCCAACGGGCTCCACATATATTTGCCCTTGGTTTTCCCTCACTAGATAAGCAGACATTACTGACCCCCCATTGCAGTGGGCGGCAGTCATCACAAAGTCCTCTCTCACTAGAAAACCACCACAGCTTCCTGCCTTCCGGTTTTTGGAGACAGCCT from Coregonus clupeaformis isolate EN_2021a chromosome 11, ASM2061545v1, whole genome shotgun sequence includes the following:
- the LOC121577300 gene encoding duodenase-1 yields the protein MGIPLNLGTLLLILLFYTQVHAGRIYGGKEAVPHSRPYMVLLEKAVSKNRKAGSCGGFLVREDFVMTAAHCNGGSIKVKLGVHNVQQEQGQEMLVKQAFPHPNYDKEYNNDIMLLKLEGNTVFTDRVRPIGLPQTEDEEVPKDCLVSGWGHTIRRVNKGCPVLQDLNVTLDENQLCSDNHQVCSSGLNGPAPGDSGGPLVCNGVAYGVVSTKTRDNTYIYMRIPDYLDWINDTMKN
- the LOC121576765 gene encoding cold-inducible RNA-binding protein isoform X1, whose product is MSDEGKLFVGGLSFDTNEQSLEDVFSKYGQISEVVVIKDRETQRSRGFGFVTFENPDEAKDAMLAMNGKSLDGRQIRVDQAGKSGGGGGGGRSGGGFRGGSSGGRGGGGGYFRGGRGGGGRGGRGFSRGGGDRGYGGGRYDNRSGGSYGSERGYYNKDRAQGGGYGDRSGGDEGGW
- the LOC121576765 gene encoding cold-inducible RNA-binding protein B isoform X2; its protein translation is MSDEGKLFVGGLSFDTNEQSLEDVFSKYGQISEVVVIKDRETQRSRGFGFVTFENPDEAKDAMLAMNGKSLDGRQIRVDQAGKSGGGGGGGRSGGGFRGGSSGGRGGGGGYFRGGRGGGGRGGGDRGYGGGRYDNRSGGSYGSERGYYNKDRAQGGGYGDRSGGDEGGW